Proteins encoded by one window of Streptomyces uncialis:
- a CDS encoding DUF6112 family protein, translating to MSLADRVTYLAFDPGITPKGGGLPGLDVLRNVVSSINMFGIIAVVGALAVSLGVWAWGHHSGGHQAEANGKKGALVSAGAALGLGAANGIVAFFSALGTQVN from the coding sequence ATGTCTCTCGCCGACCGCGTCACCTATCTCGCCTTCGACCCGGGCATCACCCCCAAGGGCGGCGGCCTGCCGGGCCTCGATGTCCTCCGCAACGTCGTGAGCAGCATCAATATGTTCGGGATCATCGCCGTGGTCGGGGCGCTGGCTGTCTCCCTCGGGGTGTGGGCCTGGGGCCACCACTCCGGCGGCCACCAGGCCGAGGCCAACGGCAAGAAGGGCGCCCTCGTCTCTGCGGGCGCCGCGCTCGGCCTCGGTGCCGCGAACGGCATCGTCGCCTTCTTCTCCGCGCTGGGAACGCAGGTCAACTGA
- a CDS encoding SCO6881 family protein yields the protein MDFCDIPLANTVCGVVDAAKFVSDPGAAIGSWMAKSAGELAAAAADLAADAVNATTSIDLNASWFRDNYATLLPIGLIVLVATFCAQLIRAAMKRDGQALAQAFTGTASGVIFAFAAVSLTTVAIEVTDALSDGLFRAANSSIEDAVRRMVKVSQIAGLSGLGWLVMVFAALGAAVGAFLYWCVMMVRKVGILVLVTLAVFAAAGGGWEATRRWRRGWIEATATLIVSKLLMTVVFLLGISAMGNTDADGGIAALADVMAGIVIMMLVLLCPYATFKFVHWASEGTNGEDIHRAGGAGAQLAKQHAERAGRKAAAMAATAGTGGAAGAAGGAGSAAPQGPDFADGGFPGDIASSSTSSDSGCEQSGQGSGGLGGVSPAAGAMAKGVKQAVQEAPVSPAPDNGSSSSSGSSSGSGGQQGGPVPTAAEQDGNSQSSPAPQAVPPAGPASRGAPVSTAPPPPQGAPPAPDTTAKTGPVSSGGPASPPPSPTGS from the coding sequence ATGGATTTCTGTGACATCCCCCTGGCGAACACCGTGTGCGGTGTCGTCGATGCCGCGAAGTTCGTGTCCGACCCGGGCGCCGCCATCGGCTCCTGGATGGCGAAGAGTGCCGGTGAACTCGCCGCCGCGGCAGCCGATCTCGCGGCGGACGCAGTCAACGCAACCACCAGTATCGACCTCAACGCCTCCTGGTTTCGCGACAACTACGCGACGCTGCTGCCGATCGGTCTGATCGTGCTGGTCGCCACGTTCTGCGCCCAGTTGATCCGTGCCGCGATGAAACGCGACGGACAGGCGCTTGCCCAGGCATTCACCGGCACCGCCTCCGGTGTGATCTTCGCGTTCGCCGCGGTCTCCCTCACCACGGTCGCGATCGAGGTTACCGATGCCCTGTCGGACGGACTGTTCAGAGCGGCGAACTCGTCGATCGAGGACGCGGTACGGCGCATGGTCAAGGTGTCCCAGATCGCCGGCCTGTCCGGCCTGGGCTGGCTGGTGATGGTGTTCGCCGCCCTCGGCGCCGCCGTCGGTGCGTTCCTGTACTGGTGCGTGATGATGGTCCGCAAGGTCGGCATCCTCGTCCTGGTGACCCTCGCGGTGTTCGCCGCTGCGGGCGGCGGCTGGGAGGCGACGCGCCGGTGGCGCCGTGGCTGGATCGAGGCCACCGCCACCCTCATCGTCAGCAAGCTCCTGATGACCGTGGTGTTCCTGCTCGGGATCTCCGCCATGGGCAACACCGACGCCGACGGCGGCATCGCCGCACTCGCCGACGTCATGGCCGGCATCGTCATCATGATGCTCGTCCTCCTCTGTCCCTACGCCACGTTCAAGTTCGTCCACTGGGCATCCGAGGGCACCAACGGCGAGGACATCCACCGTGCCGGTGGCGCCGGTGCCCAGCTGGCGAAGCAGCACGCAGAGCGCGCCGGCCGGAAGGCCGCCGCGATGGCGGCGACCGCCGGGACCGGCGGAGCGGCGGGTGCCGCAGGCGGGGCGGGAAGTGCCGCGCCGCAGGGCCCGGACTTCGCCGACGGTGGGTTCCCGGGCGATATCGCCTCCTCGTCCACCAGCAGCGACAGCGGTTGCGAGCAGAGTGGTCAGGGCAGTGGTGGCCTGGGGGGTGTGTCGCCCGCTGCCGGCGCGATGGCCAAGGGCGTGAAGCAGGCCGTCCAGGAAGCCCCGGTCAGCCCCGCACCGGACAACGGCTCCAGCTCCAGCTCCGGCTCCAGCTCCGGCTCCGGTGGGCAGCAGGGCGGACCGGTACCGACGGCCGCGGAGCAGGACGGCAACAGCCAGTCGTCTCCTGCACCCCAGGCTGTGCCGCCCGCGGGGCCCGCGTCACGCGGTGCCCCGGTGAGTACCGCGCCGCCGCCCCCGCAGGGCGCTCCGCCCGCGCCGGACACCACGGCCAAGACCGGTCCGGTCTCGTCCGGCGGGCCGGCGAGCCCGCCGCCCTCGCCTACCGGTTCCTGA